TGACAGTCGCTTCAAGGTTCCTGCAGCAAGTGGCATCAATAGACACACAAGATTTTTACCAAGTAAATTGAATGAACGTGGTACTTTGCATCCAAACTGCACTTGTGTTGTAACATCCACCTGCCTTTTAGGTAGGGAACATCATTGGTAGGTAGGGGACAGTCATGGAATTTTGgtttcctgaagcagcaagtgtatttagttgtaatattggtgtgtaggtgcatctcagctcattttgcctggtcatgtgatttcagaaagagccagcactttaggagagaaatgctttctggcaggctgctgtttttccttctcaatgtaactgaatgtgtctcagtgggacctggattttactgttgagtgttgttcttagatctaccaggcaattgttatcttgtgttagggagctgttatctggttaccttcccattgttctgttgttaggctgctgggggagggagggggtgatattactccaacttgcagtacagcagtaaagagtgactgaagtttgttggagcacaagtcacatgactgggggcacctgggaaactgacaatatgtctagccccatgtcaaatttcaaaattaaatataacaaaatctgtttgctcttttagaaAATGTagttcagtgcagaagtctgctggagcaacactattaactgatgtgttttgaaaaaaagattttttcccatgacagaatccctttaaacattaccGTTTCCCTGTTACTGTCAAATATAGAACCTGATGCTGTTGGGTATTTTAAAAGTGAGCTAGAAAAATTGGCTTTTTGTCTGACAAAGACAAACCTCTGAGCTATTcaatgtttttaagaaaaaatatagaaaccAAATACAGTGATACCTTTAAACCTTTGCTTGCTTTAGGAGGAGGTCAAACGTATGTCATCCTACATGTACGTTATATGAAGTGCCCAGAAAAGAAGCACTTGCTCAGTGTAAATAGTGTTGTACAAACAGAAAACTTATTTTAACTCAGCCATCAGTACTTGTATTCACTTGCTCTGGAGACAAAAGGGCCCATTCTTGGAACCATTAAAGCCTGGGAGGACTTGTTGCTTAGCCAATATATATGGGTCTGTTAATAGACCCTCGGTATTCCTTGCATAGTGTGTTATGTCACATGGAACAAGGTGAGCACTAAAGCATTCCAAGAACCTGCACTTGGGCATCAAGAATTGAATCATATATAAAGTCCTGCTCATTTCCACTTATAACATGTTGTGGTTTCGTGTTACTCAGCACCGTGTGGGAACTTACcattaaaaacacttttaattgCAAGAGGGCTCCTTTACAAATCTCATGGGTACAAGAACCAGTGCCCTAAGAAGAACCAAATTGTGCCTCTTTGGACCTAGTCACCGAACAGTGGGAGTTGCTCTGCACCTTGTGAAAATATTGCTCTTGGGTGCAAGATAGCCCTGTAGCTAGGTATTAAATTCAGGGCCTCTTTTGGTGCTCTAGTTGGAACTTCAATATACCACCCCTCGGCCTGACCCTTGTGAATACAGCACTGTGCTCAATGCAGCCATCTCTGAAATCATGGGGAAGCCTAGCCAATAGTAAATGAGCCTGAAGGTCCTATTTACAAGCAGAAGGGCATAGTGCAGCCTTGATCCCCATAGCACTTCAGCCCTGCCCATAATAAATGAGCTCTACAGTGCCTAAACTAGAATATATAGAGCAACATACAAGAGTAACGGTAGTAAAACGCAATCATGGGATGATCTGATATCATCAGTCTTTGCATAgacagtcagtgttggactggcccactgggataccaggaaaactcccggtgggcccaggtgttagtgggccctcttgtttctaaatatttggcctatttcatggtcattccctatttatttatggggaaagatgcttaataatgggagaatatatgaaagactaggagaataaagaggttgtgtgagtagaggaggaataatagtttggaaaggtccactgtctatggtttctggtgggcccaaggtctaaggctttctggtgggcccctggcctcccagtccgacactgtagacAATTATTTTAAAGAGAATAATTAATCAGTGTAATAGGGAGaataaactgatgcatttgaatGAATGCAAACCTTTTCAAACCATTTCAAATGTCGTCTTATCTCTCTgtttattatattctatatacaatatacaaatggTATCCTGATGGCCAAACTGCTGTGCACTTCAGAAAATGTCTGTCCAAACGCTTCACTTTTTGTTAATCTACCATTTTAATATTGCTGAAAACCCCCCATTTACAGAAAGAATTCATCAGGTGTGTGCAGAACTGAATTAGCCTTACCCAAAGCATGGAATGCAGACCTTCAGCAAAGTTGCCTGGGGCAAGGTGAGAGGGACggctgaaaactggaaagaaaagaagaatttGCCTCTCCCAGTTTCTAACCAATACCTTCAGGGCTATATCTTTTATGTAAATATGGACTGATTATGATGGTGATTTTCTGGAAACAGATGCTGGCCTGGCAAAAAAAGTATTTACTCTGGGAGGCTGTCCCTGGTGTAACTGAAACACCCACCACTCTTTGtgtatccactatatatataggCTGTCAAAGCTGCAGGCACCCATTCTGTTTTGTGCAGGCTAAGTTGTCAAGCAATACACAGCCACCATGTCATTCCGTTCCAGCTCTTCTTACTCTCTACAGAGCAAAGGCATCTCTGGAGGTGGTGGCTATGGAGCAGGCTTTGGTGGTGGCTCTGGAGCAGGCTTTGGTGGTGGCTCTGGAGCAGGCTTTGGTGGTGGCTATGGAGCAGGCTTTGGTGGTGGTGCATCTTCTGGGTTTTCCCTTAGTTCTGCAGGTGGTTTTGGAGCAGCTGCTGCCAGTTCCAGCTTCAGCAACTTTGGTGGTAATGATAAGCAAACCATGCAGAACCTCAATGACCGTCTTGCTTCCTACCTGGAGAAAGTAAGAGCCCTGGAAGCAGCCAATGCTGACCTGGAACTGAAGATCCGTGAGTGGTATGAGAAGCAAAAAGGGTCTGGTATTGGAGCTGGGTCTAAGGATTTCAGCAAATACTTTGAAATCATCAGTGATTTGAGGAACAAGGTACAGTTGGCATCATGTGTTTTAATATTACTCTAGAACATTTCTGCTTTATAGTAAGGAAAACAAATAAGTAGATTGCAAGTttacaatatatagaatatatgtagAGTTTGGGATGAGGATTAATGGCAAAAATACCTGTGTGTTCTGGAGTTATTGAGCATGTCTCTCACCTTGAGGGGAATCTGCCAGGCCCTTCTGTGCATTATATGGAAGATCCATCCTTTTGTTAACAGACCAGACAGTTAATACTTAAGAACCTTCATGACTGCATGGCATGCCTCCTTGGAGAAGTTATTTCCCTGTCCATTTCTTTgaagcaaataaaaacaatttaaatgggAGGCATTTAATATAAAATTCAATGAAGGGACTACGGGATCTAAAGGTTGTCACCTAAACAAATAGGCAGCGAGTGTATTTCTTAGCATCTTCACCAGCGTATGTTTCTCTTACCTGATAAATGAGTGGAGGAAGAATAATAACTCATCATAGCTGCTAAATGTTCTTATTGTTCAAAGTCCAGGGAAGTATTTCAATGATGTATACATCATTGTAAAGGTCTATGACCTCATTCCAATCCTTTGTAACTAATACTATGACTATGTATCCTGGTAACTCTTGGAAATTCTTTAGATATTGACAAAGTCAAtgacaaagtctttttttttttgttttctagatCCTTTCAGCCACCATTGATAACTCAAGAGTTGTTCTGCAAATTGACAATGCCAAACTTGCTGCTGATGACTTCCGCCTGAAGTAAGTTCAACAATACGTATAGGCTGGAAATCAATAAGATTAAGTATGTGGAGTATTGTAATACTTGATCAATGCTAATCATTACAATatcattgtgggtttttttcataagGTTTGAGAATGAGCTGGCTCTTCGCCAGAGTGTGGAGACTGATATCAATGGCTTGCGTAGAGTCCTGGATGAGCTGACCCTTGCTAGAGGTGACCTTGAGATGCAGATTGAGAGCTTGACTGAAGAGCTGGCCTACCTCAAGAAGAACCATGAGGAGGTGAGATGGCACAATGTTTTGTAGGTTCTTTGGTATGAATGAAATAAAGAGGGTTGTTGCctattatttttaacttattgTTTATACATAACCTTTTACTTTTTAATCTCACAGGAGATGAGTATTGCTAAGAGCAGCTCTGCTGGACAAGTGAATGTAGAAATGGATGCTGCTCCAGGCATAGATCTGAACAAGATTCTCAGTGACATGAGAGCGGACTATGAAACACTGGCTGAAAAGAACAGAAGAGATGCAGAGCTGTGGTTTAACCAGAAGGTGAGGCACTTTCCATACTCTAGTAGTAATCAAGGAGTTATCTGAATTCCCTTTTGGGTTTAAGAGACCCCATCTTCATTTTGAGGTTGAATCTAAACATCACATTGATGGATTTTCCTCTTCCCATTTTAGAGCGGTGAGCTGAAGAAAGAGATTCAAACAGGTGTGGAACAAGTGCAGACAAGCAAGAGTGAAATAAATGACCTCAGACGCAGCCTTCAGAGTTTGGAAATTGAATTGCAATCTCAACTGGCAATGGTAAGCGCCACTAAATTATATGAGATAATATGAGATAATAACTGACGAGAACAGAATAGTCATTGTTATTGTTCCTTAT
The Xenopus laevis strain J_2021 chromosome 9_10S, Xenopus_laevis_v10.1, whole genome shotgun sequence DNA segment above includes these coding regions:
- the krt12.5.S gene encoding keratin, type I cytoskeletal 47 kDa isoform X1, which translates into the protein MSFRSSSSYSLQSKGISGGGGYGAGFGGGSGAGFGGGSGAGFGGGYGAGFGGGASSGFSLSSAGGFGAAAASSSFSNFGGNDKQTMQNLNDRLASYLEKVRALEAANADLELKIREWYEKQKGSGIGAGSKDFSKYFEIISDLRNKILSATIDNSRVVLQIDNAKLAADDFRLKFENELALRQSVETDINGLRRVLDELTLARGDLEMQIESLTEELAYLKKNHEEEMSIAKSSSAGQVNVEMDAAPGIDLNKILSDMRADYETLAEKNRRDAELWFNQKSGELKKEIQTGVEQVQTSKSEINDLRRSLQSLEIELQSQLAMKKSLEDTLAETDGRYGAQLQTIQFSIRSLEEQLLQIRSDMERQNMEYRQLLDIKTRLEMEIETYRRLLEGEFGSLKSSIVQATEVSTSQSSSSSKKDPSKTRKVKTIVEEVVDGKVVSSRVEEIEESVK
- the krt12.5.S gene encoding keratin, type I cytoskeletal 47 kDa; amino-acid sequence: MSFRSSSSYSLQSKGISGGGGYGAGFGGGSGAGFGGGSGAGFGGGYGAGFGGGASSGFSLSSAGGFGAAAASSSFSNFGGNDKQTMQNLNDRLASYLEKVRALEAANADLELKIREWYEKQKGSGIGAGSKDFSKYFEIISDLRNKILSATIDNSRVVLQIDNAKLAADDFRLKFENELALRQSVETDINGLRRVLDELTLARGDLEMQIESLTEELAYLKKNHEEEMSIAKSSSAGQVNVEMDAAPGIDLNKILSDMRADYETLAEKNRRDAELWFNQKSGELKKEIQTGVEQVQTSKSEINDLRRSLQSLEIELQSQLAMKKSLEDTLAETDGRYGAQLQTIQFSIRSLEEQLLQIRSDMERQNMEYRQLLDIKTRLEMEIETYRRLLEGEFGSSSSLKSSIVQATEVSTSQSSSSSKKDPSKTRKVKTIVEEVVDGKVVSSRVEEIEESVK